Proteins from a genomic interval of Patescibacteria group bacterium:
- the frr gene encoding ribosome recycling factor translates to MNQYLQAKKLEFQKAVEFFKKDIGSIRTGRANTAVLEGIQIEAYGAKTPLVGLANVAVADARSLIVSPWDRNILKDVEKAIIEAGLGLGVVNEGDKIRLTIPAMTEENRKELVKKLNEKTEQAKISVRQNREAIKTSIEKAEKDKAISEDDRFRFMEELEEEVKKINEELKGIRDKKEKDIMTI, encoded by the coding sequence ATGAATCAGTATCTGCAGGCAAAAAAACTGGAATTTCAGAAGGCGGTGGAATTTTTTAAAAAGGATATCGGTTCGATTCGCACCGGCCGGGCTAATACCGCCGTACTGGAAGGAATTCAAATTGAAGCTTATGGCGCCAAAACTCCGCTGGTCGGTTTGGCTAATGTGGCGGTGGCGGACGCGCGCAGCCTGATCGTCTCACCCTGGGATCGAAACATCCTTAAAGACGTAGAAAAGGCGATCATCGAGGCTGGTTTGGGTTTGGGCGTGGTTAACGAAGGCGATAAGATCCGCTTGACCATACCGGCGATGACTGAAGAAAACCGCAAAGAGCTGGTGAAAAAATTGAATGAAAAAACCGAGCAAGCCAAAATTTCGGTCAGGCAGAATCGGGAAGCGATCAAAACTTCGATCGAGAAAGCCGAAAAAGACAAAGCGATTTCCGAAGACGACCGCTTCCGGTTTATGGAAGAATTGGAAGAAGAAGTAAAGAAGATCAATGAAGAACTTAAAGGGATCAGGGATAAGAAAGAGAAGGATATTATGACAATATAG
- the rseP gene encoding RIP metalloprotease RseP: protein MLLTIIVFIVVLSVLVFVHEAGHFWAARKMGVKVEEFGFGLPPRAIGALKFTGDRAVPIATEETVEVSENMFGEKKIHDEVTEVGVIRKIKRWKFFWGERLPDAEEGLKADDTVYSINWLLLGGFCKIKGENGEGENDQDSFVAKAIWKRIVIISAGVIMNVVLAMALFAVGYMIGLPQSVEDVGQQMIIKDQKIQITQIFPNTPAAKAGLKPGDVIVAIDGQKFTRDIEVQNYVNAHIGSELDYQIRRVDKITDFKITPVDLNGRGGIGVGIINTGLVRYPWYLAIWKGITTAIVLLWVIIVAFYELLKNLILGHGVSAEIAGPVGIATMTGQYARMGFVYLLQFVGLLSLNLAVVNFLPIPALDGGRIIFLLIEKFKGSPIKREIEAVIHNIGFFALIILILFITGKEILGLAGPLAILWQKIF from the coding sequence ATGCTTCTAACAATAATTGTTTTTATAGTCGTTTTATCTGTATTGGTTTTCGTCCACGAGGCCGGGCATTTTTGGGCGGCGAGAAAAATGGGCGTAAAAGTCGAGGAATTCGGTTTTGGTTTGCCGCCGCGGGCGATCGGCGCCTTGAAATTTACCGGCGACCGGGCAGTGCCGATCGCTACCGAAGAAACGGTCGAGGTGAGCGAGAATATGTTCGGCGAGAAAAAAATTCACGATGAAGTCACGGAAGTGGGAGTTATTAGGAAAATAAAACGCTGGAAATTTTTTTGGGGCGAGCGATTGCCCGACGCGGAAGAAGGGCTCAAGGCTGATGACACGGTTTATTCGATCAATTGGCTCCTGTTGGGCGGATTTTGCAAGATCAAGGGCGAAAACGGCGAAGGAGAAAATGACCAAGACAGTTTTGTCGCCAAGGCGATCTGGAAAAGGATTGTCATAATTTCCGCCGGCGTGATCATGAACGTCGTTTTGGCCATGGCGCTTTTCGCGGTGGGCTATATGATCGGTTTGCCCCAGAGCGTTGAAGATGTCGGCCAACAAATGATCATCAAAGATCAAAAGATCCAAATCACCCAAATATTTCCGAATACGCCGGCGGCTAAAGCCGGGTTGAAACCGGGTGATGTCATCGTCGCGATCGACGGGCAAAAATTCACCCGCGACATTGAGGTACAGAATTACGTCAATGCGCATATTGGTTCAGAGCTTGATTACCAGATCCGGCGGGTTGATAAAATAACCGATTTTAAAATCACCCCCGTTGATCTTAACGGCCGGGGAGGGATAGGCGTGGGTATTATCAATACCGGGTTGGTCAGATATCCCTGGTATTTGGCGATCTGGAAAGGAATCACCACGGCGATCGTTTTGCTCTGGGTGATCATTGTCGCTTTCTATGAGCTGCTTAAAAATTTGATCCTCGGCCATGGCGTATCCGCGGAAATTGCCGGCCCGGTCGGCATTGCCACGATGACCGGGCAATACGCGCGCATGGGCTTTGTCTATCTCTTGCAATTTGTCGGCCTGCTCTCGCTTAATTTGGCAGTAGTAAATTTTCTGCCGATACCCGCCTTGGACGGCGGAAGAATTATTTTCTTACTGATTGAAAAGTTCAAGGGTTCGCCGATCAAGCGGGAAATCGAGGCAGTGATTCACAATATTGGTTTTTTTGCTTTGATTATCTTAATTTTATTTATTACTGGCAAAGAGATTCTCGGGCTTGCCGGCCCCTTAGCGATCTTGTGGCAGAAAATATTTTAA
- a CDS encoding nicotinamide mononucleotide transporter, protein MWDNISQAVIFVFGVLSIFLVAKKNKWGFVCGLLTQPFWFITTFINHQWPIFFLNFLYTATWIFGVYEWFYKDKKIINKP, encoded by the coding sequence ATGTGGGATAATATTTCTCAAGCGGTGATATTCGTTTTCGGCGTACTGTCGATTTTTCTGGTCGCCAAGAAAAACAAATGGGGTTTTGTCTGCGGTCTGCTCACCCAGCCCTTCTGGTTCATCACTACTTTTATCAATCACCAATGGCCGATTTTTTTCCTGAATTTTTTGTACACCGCTACTTGGATTTTTGGCGTTTATGAATGGTTTTATAAAGATAAAAAAATAATCAACAAGCCATGA
- a CDS encoding peptidylprolyl isomerase has protein sequence MSIATTTKETNLAAIYKGAILKTNLGDIQVEFYGVESPNTVTNFIKLAQKGFYNGTKFHRVIPDFMIQGGDPNSKDDDWSNDGTGGPGYQFDDEFNDQPLVRGSLAMANSGPDTNGSQFFIVTAAATPWLDGKHTNFGQVTKGMDVVTKIENLPRNENDHPTTDAIIKSITLVKK, from the coding sequence ATGAGTATTGCTACTACGACCAAAGAAACTAATTTAGCCGCAATTTACAAGGGAGCGATTTTAAAAACAAATCTGGGTGATATTCAGGTTGAGTTTTACGGCGTTGAATCGCCGAACACGGTTACCAACTTTATTAAGCTTGCCCAGAAAGGATTCTATAATGGCACTAAATTCCATCGCGTCATTCCTGATTTTATGATCCAGGGCGGCGATCCCAACTCAAAAGATGATGATTGGTCCAATGACGGCACGGGCGGTCCGGGCTATCAATTTGATGATGAATTCAACGATCAGCCGTTAGTCCGCGGCTCATTGGCGATGGCCAATTCCGGTCCGGACACCAATGGTTCGCAATTCTTTATCGTTACTGCCGCGGCCACGCCTTGGCTCGACGGCAAACATACGAATTTCGGCCAGGTGACTAAGGGCATGGATGTGGTAACGAAAATTGAAAATCTGCCCCGCAACGAAAATGATCATCCGACCACCGATGCAATCATTAAAAGTATTACTTTGGTGAAGAAGTAA
- a CDS encoding 23S rRNA (adenine(2503)-C(2))-methyltransferase RlmN — MDIKKIQEILKDEPKFRIKQVYEAVFAKFIENWDEATNLPAALREKLKAEAPLEIKAEILESADKNTIKAAIDFSDGRVETVLMRHGENRNTVCVSSQIGCLLGCEFCLTGQGGFERSLNFYEIVEQVLFFARYLRRSPQGETGGGTTTPRTTPNPSFERRGNPVEGNISERVSNIVFMGMGEPLLNYDEVMKAVRFLNDEETFNIGARKISISTVGIIDGIKKLANEPLQINLALSLHAPDDELRQQIMPVAKNNPLKSLLKAVKSYIAKTNRKVMIEYLMLDKVNDSSAQAQKLADLLKVHLGKLFMVNLISYNETQKYRTSPSAVINNFKKILEREGVEVVQRFKFGRDVQGACGQLAGQRSTRT, encoded by the coding sequence ATGGATATAAAGAAAATACAAGAAATTTTGAAGGACGAGCCGAAGTTTAGGATCAAACAGGTCTATGAGGCGGTTTTCGCCAAATTTATCGAGAATTGGGACGAGGCGACTAATCTGCCCGCGGCTTTGCGCGAAAAATTAAAAGCTGAAGCTCCGCTCGAGATTAAGGCGGAAATTTTGGAATCGGCTGACAAAAATACTATCAAAGCGGCAATCGATTTTAGTGATGGGCGAGTGGAAACGGTTTTGATGCGCCACGGCGAAAATCGCAATACGGTTTGCGTATCGTCGCAGATCGGCTGTCTTTTGGGCTGTGAATTCTGTCTGACCGGCCAAGGCGGTTTTGAGCGAAGTTTGAATTTTTATGAAATCGTCGAACAGGTTTTGTTTTTCGCGCGCTATCTTCGCCGCAGTCCGCAGGGCGAGACTGGCGGCGGGACAACCACCCCCAGAACCACCCCTAACCCCTCCTTCGAAAGGAGGGGAAATCCGGTGGAGGGGAATATCTCCGAAAGAGTGTCGAATATAGTTTTCATGGGCATGGGCGAGCCGCTTTTGAATTATGACGAGGTGATGAAGGCAGTCAGATTTTTAAACGATGAAGAAACTTTCAATATCGGGGCGCGGAAAATTTCCATCTCCACGGTCGGCATTATCGATGGCATAAAAAAATTAGCCAACGAGCCGCTGCAGATAAATTTAGCTTTGTCGCTGCACGCGCCGGATGATGAATTGCGCCAGCAAATTATGCCGGTGGCCAAAAATAATCCGCTCAAGAGTTTGCTCAAGGCGGTGAAAAGCTATATTGCCAAGACCAACCGCAAGGTGATGATCGAATATCTGATGCTCGATAAAGTCAACGATTCTTCGGCGCAAGCGCAAAAATTGGCTGACTTGCTCAAAGTTCATTTGGGCAAATTGTTTATGGTTAATTTGATCTCTTATAATGAAACGCAGAAATATCGCACTTCGCCTTCGGCGGTGATCAATAATTTCAAAAAAATCCTTGAGCGGGAAGGAGTGGAAGTCGTCCAGCGCTTCAAATTCGGCCGTGATGTGCAAGGAGCTTGCGGACAACTCGCTGGTCAACGGAGCACAAGAACATAA
- a CDS encoding DUF167 domain-containing protein, whose translation MPAQQQKILTEKQELYLRVKAIPGAARTEIKTVMADGTIKIAVAAPPEKGKANRALVEFLAEEFGVRKNGVAIISGATNRIKLIKITQGK comes from the coding sequence ATGCCAGCTCAACAGCAAAAAATATTAACCGAAAAGCAGGAGCTCTATTTGCGGGTCAAGGCGATCCCCGGAGCCGCCCGGACGGAAATCAAAACTGTAATGGCCGACGGGACGATTAAGATCGCCGTGGCCGCGCCGCCGGAAAAAGGGAAAGCCAACCGGGCCCTAGTCGAATTTTTGGCCGAAGAATTCGGCGTGCGCAAAAATGGCGTGGCAATCATCAGCGGAGCAACCAACCGAATTAAATTAATCAAAATAACGCAAGGCAAATAA
- a CDS encoding glycosyltransferase family 2 protein, which yields MDLSVIIVSWNVKEKLSQCLTHLFLSQTNFSFEVLAVDNGSHDGSAELVRDEFSQVKLIANDGNLGFARAVNQAFRRSTGDFILLLNPDNFVFPSTIDDWLHWLKANHKAALSGCRLLDEESKEIKGQVRKFPGLFDQLAIILKWPYLFPGILDRYLCVKFDYDRPAIVDSVRGSALAIRRSELENALSYERLQRGELLDERFFVWFEDVDLCRTFKAAELGVWYTPAARCYDAVGASFSQLPRMSAQKYFRDSMLKYFRKWKPFWQYCVLWLAWPIGIALTWVFTALGFERKNNT from the coding sequence ATGGATCTCTCAGTCATTATTGTTTCTTGGAACGTCAAAGAAAAATTATCCCAGTGTCTGACTCATCTTTTTTTGAGCCAGACGAATTTTTCTTTTGAGGTTCTGGCGGTCGATAACGGCTCGCATGACGGCTCGGCCGAGCTGGTGCGGGATGAATTTTCCCAAGTCAAATTGATCGCCAATGACGGCAACCTGGGCTTTGCGCGCGCGGTCAATCAGGCTTTCCGCCGCTCAACCGGTGATTTTATTCTTTTGCTCAATCCGGATAATTTTGTTTTTCCTTCGACGATTGATGATTGGTTGCATTGGTTGAAGGCTAACCATAAAGCCGCTCTGTCCGGCTGCCGGCTCTTGGACGAAGAAAGCAAGGAGATTAAAGGCCAAGTAAGAAAATTTCCCGGTCTGTTCGATCAGTTGGCGATAATTTTGAAATGGCCTTATTTGTTTCCGGGGATCTTGGATCGTTATTTATGCGTTAAGTTTGATTATGACCGGCCGGCCATTGTCGATAGCGTGCGCGGCAGCGCTTTGGCCATTCGCCGTTCGGAGCTGGAGAATGCTTTGTCTTATGAGCGGTTGCAACGGGGAGAATTGCTTGATGAAAGATTTTTTGTCTGGTTCGAGGACGTTGATCTCTGCCGGACTTTTAAGGCCGCGGAATTGGGAGTTTGGTATACGCCGGCGGCCCGCTGTTATGACGCGGTCGGCGCCAGCTTTTCGCAATTGCCCAGAATGAGCGCGCAAAAATATTTCCGCGATTCAATGTTAAAATATTTCCGGAAATGGAAGCCGTTTTGGCAGTATTGCGTTTTGTGGCTGGCCTGGCCGATCGGTATCGCGCTGACCTGGGTTTTTACGGCGTTGGGATTTGAAAGGAAGAATAATACATAG
- a CDS encoding glycosyltransferase family 2 protein codes for MKRVGVILVNYKDYAQRFLMDCRDSLRAMDYPHEALAFYIVDNETGDESFAYLQDNFSEAKILRNKNNDGFAKGNNDGMKVALADGCEYVFLLNMDTVIEPNALAEMVKTAEADAKIGAVQARLMLASVPLAPSESPAEGTLTKSAAESADARLCRSQKINSLGNITHFLGFGYSIGYGEEWKGSYDATVMTVTHPGLRPPLSRGELINIAYPSGAAVLFKKEVLRAVGLFDEDYWMYNEDQELGWRIWLSCWRCVLAPAAVVYHKYEFSRSIAKHYWMDRNRLLAIFECYEPLTLILIMPALLVMELGLTLFSIQSGWFNEKLKVWNYFLSYDNWERIKKSRARNQGLRKVRDKELARLITGKIWYQEVDDWKLRLINPIFNAYWQLVKVVLTFF; via the coding sequence ATGAAAAGAGTCGGTGTAATATTGGTTAACTATAAAGATTACGCGCAACGATTCTTAATGGATTGCCGCGATTCTTTGCGCGCCATGGATTATCCCCATGAGGCGCTGGCTTTTTATATCGTCGACAATGAAACCGGCGATGAAAGTTTTGCCTACTTGCAAGATAATTTTTCCGAAGCGAAAATATTGCGTAATAAAAACAATGACGGTTTTGCCAAAGGTAATAATGACGGGATGAAAGTCGCGCTTGCCGATGGCTGCGAATATGTTTTTCTCTTGAATATGGATACGGTTATTGAGCCAAACGCGCTCGCGGAAATGGTTAAAACCGCCGAAGCTGACGCTAAGATTGGCGCCGTACAAGCGCGGCTGATGCTGGCCTCAGTTCCGCTGGCCCCGTCAGAGTCTCCCGCCGAGGGGACTCTGACGAAATCAGCGGCAGAGTCCGCTGACGCGAGACTCTGCCGGAGCCAAAAAATAAATTCGCTCGGCAACATCACTCATTTTCTTGGCTTCGGCTATTCGATTGGTTATGGCGAAGAATGGAAAGGTAGTTATGATGCCACGGTCATGACCGTAACACACCCCGGCCTTCGGCCACCCCTCTCGAGAGGGGAATTAATAAATATTGCTTATCCTTCGGGCGCTGCCGTACTTTTTAAAAAAGAAGTTTTGCGGGCGGTCGGTTTGTTTGATGAAGATTACTGGATGTATAACGAAGATCAGGAATTGGGTTGGCGGATCTGGCTCTCCTGCTGGCGCTGCGTCTTGGCTCCGGCGGCAGTGGTTTATCATAAATATGAATTCAGCCGTTCGATTGCCAAGCATTATTGGATGGACCGCAACCGGCTGCTGGCGATCTTTGAATGCTATGAACCGCTGACTTTGATTTTGATCATGCCGGCCTTGCTCGTCATGGAATTAGGCCTGACGCTTTTTTCCATCCAATCCGGCTGGTTCAATGAAAAATTAAAAGTCTGGAATTATTTCCTCTCTTATGATAATTGGGAGCGGATTAAAAAATCCCGCGCCCGCAACCAGGGTTTGCGTAAAGTTCGCGACAAGGAACTCGCCCGCCTGATCACCGGGAAAATCTGGTATCAGGAAGTCGATGACTGGAAACTGCGCCTGATTAATCCAATCTTTAATGCCTATTGGCAGCTAGTAAAAGTAGTGTTGACGTTTTTTTAA
- a CDS encoding glycosyltransferase family 2 protein: MDLSVVIVNYQSQDKVLKCLDALLDADWGDLAHEIIVVDNNSGDDLAQVKAIFPEVKIIQSEKNLGMGGGNNLGARNSSGEFILILNPDTTVQDDAILKLHQYLRENDQVGIVGPKLLNPDGSLQYSCLRFPKIHTPILRRTFFGELAPRHLNDFLMKEYDHAVTKTVDWLTGSCFLIRREILEKDGHIFDEKYFMYFEDTDLCRRVKAKYNYDVAYHPEAVVIHDHTRASAEKPWYIAPFADKLAREHIKSWFRYFIG, from the coding sequence ATGGATTTATCAGTAGTCATCGTCAATTATCAAAGCCAGGATAAAGTCTTGAAATGCCTCGACGCGCTTTTGGACGCGGATTGGGGCGATTTGGCGCACGAAATAATCGTCGTCGATAATAATTCCGGCGATGATTTGGCGCAAGTTAAAGCGATTTTTCCGGAAGTGAAAATAATCCAAAGCGAGAAGAATCTGGGCATGGGTGGCGGCAATAATTTGGGCGCCAGAAATTCGTCCGGAGAGTTTATCTTGATTTTAAATCCAGATACGACCGTACAAGACGACGCGATTTTAAAATTGCATCAATATCTGCGGGAAAATGATCAGGTCGGGATCGTCGGGCCGAAACTTTTGAATCCGGACGGCAGCTTGCAATATTCTTGTTTGCGCTTTCCGAAAATCCACACGCCGATCTTGCGCCGGACTTTCTTCGGCGAATTGGCCCCGCGGCATCTCAATGATTTTTTGATGAAGGAATATGATCACGCGGTAACTAAGACCGTGGATTGGCTGACGGGCTCCTGCTTTTTGATCCGGCGGGAAATTTTGGAAAAAGACGGGCATATTTTCGATGAAAAATATTTTATGTATTTTGAAGATACTGACCTTTGCCGCCGCGTAAAAGCCAAATATAATTACGATGTTGCCTATCATCCCGAAGCGGTGGTAATCCACGATCATACTCGCGCGAGCGCGGAAAAGCCCTGGTATATCGCGCCGTTTGCCGATAAGCTGGCCAGAGAACATATTAAATCGTGGTTCAGGTATTTTATCGGTTAA
- a CDS encoding UTP--glucose-1-phosphate uridylyltransferase yields MNKITKAILPIAGAGTRFLPATKAQPKEMLPVVDKPAVQYLVEDAAAAGIKEIIFVTGRGKRAIEDHFDYSFELEQLLVKKNKPELLEKVRQMENLAKFSYVRQPMPLGDGHAISCAAHLLGNEAAVVMFGDTLYDAPVPVSRQVMDVYEKYGAPVIGLTEISEEEFNKFGMVGGDDLGGGVIKINKIVEKPARPADSPSNLAAPGVYVITPEIMKILLEMKEGKSGEIRLADAFAIMLERKMPVYGKKLEGEWLDTGNKLNFLKASIKFGLKDLEIKEELKKFLKDLDKTL; encoded by the coding sequence ATGAACAAAATCACCAAAGCCATTTTGCCGATCGCCGGCGCGGGAACGCGTTTTTTGCCGGCAACCAAGGCCCAGCCCAAAGAAATGCTGCCGGTGGTGGACAAGCCAGCCGTGCAATACTTGGTGGAAGACGCGGCAGCCGCCGGCATCAAGGAAATAATTTTCGTCACCGGCCGCGGCAAGCGGGCGATCGAAGACCATTTCGATTATTCCTTCGAATTGGAGCAGCTGCTGGTGAAAAAAAACAAGCCGGAACTTCTGGAAAAAGTCCGGCAGATGGAAAATCTGGCCAAATTTTCTTACGTGCGCCAGCCCATGCCGCTAGGCGACGGCCATGCCATCTCCTGCGCCGCCCATCTTTTAGGCAATGAGGCGGCGGTAGTGATGTTCGGCGACACGCTCTATGACGCGCCGGTGCCGGTCAGCCGGCAAGTGATGGATGTTTATGAAAAATACGGCGCGCCGGTGATCGGCCTGACTGAGATCAGTGAAGAGGAATTCAATAAATTCGGCATGGTTGGCGGCGATGATCTCGGGGGCGGGGTTATCAAGATAAATAAGATAGTGGAAAAGCCGGCCCGGCCGGCTGATTCGCCTTCCAATCTGGCGGCTCCCGGCGTTTATGTCATCACGCCGGAGATCATGAAAATTTTATTGGAAATGAAAGAGGGAAAAAGCGGCGAGATCCGCTTAGCCGACGCTTTTGCCATCATGCTGGAAAGGAAAATGCCGGTTTATGGGAAAAAGCTGGAGGGTGAATGGCTGGATACGGGCAACAAGCTGAATTTTTTGAAAGCTTCGATCAAATTCGGCTTGAAGGATTTGGAAATAAAAGAGGAATTGAAAAAATTTCTCAAGGACTTGGATAAAACTTTGTAA
- a CDS encoding PEGA domain-containing protein, protein MTLTLRRIIYYSFCLVFLIVTPLIILYASGYQIDLHHLLTPLGVQKTGMAIIYSIPAGADIYLNDLPARHFSNLFLQQIVPPKENAIKTPARVKDLMPGSYDLRVEINGYWPWQRRIVIFPGKITHVLDINLFRRTSPQQLAKVASQQIFLSPNSKKIFLSSTGQLFDIKSQNLEKISPNFAATSTLASWSTDSNRLSVEKNLLNLKNPDKNRQLDKIIGSSIANLKWNDELDKIYYQFRNSIDIFDLTSEANQTIIKENNILDYEVKNKNLYYVVQNGLNAKLKFYSLNDKKITKEIDLPASDGYQLINPGAKLLNLYDKKYETLYLIDPAAANPLLETIDSVKKTEWVSDKELVWANDYEIWVLDLEKNENKLITRWSQPIKSIIKTKAANYILYATEKNINVITWTTNDEIQVTELASFDSITSPVFDDAEKNLYFTAKSGGDEGLYRLNIQ, encoded by the coding sequence ATGACCCTGACTTTGCGCCGAATAATTTATTATTCCTTCTGTTTAGTATTTTTAATCGTCACGCCATTGATCATCCTTTACGCTTCCGGCTATCAGATCGATTTACATCATCTGTTAACTCCTTTGGGCGTGCAAAAAACGGGGATGGCCATTATTTATTCCATACCGGCCGGAGCGGATATTTATCTCAACGATCTGCCCGCCCGGCATTTTTCCAATTTATTTCTGCAACAGATCGTTCCCCCGAAAGAAAACGCCATCAAAACGCCGGCTCGCGTCAAAGATTTAATGCCCGGCTCTTATGATTTGCGCGTCGAAATCAACGGCTATTGGCCCTGGCAGCGCCGCATTGTTATCTTTCCCGGAAAAATCACTCACGTCTTGGATATCAATTTGTTCAGAAGAACCTCGCCGCAACAATTGGCCAAAGTTGCCAGCCAGCAAATTTTCCTTTCGCCCAATAGCAAAAAGATCTTCCTGTCTTCCACCGGCCAGCTGTTTGACATCAAGTCGCAAAATCTGGAAAAAATTTCGCCGAACTTTGCCGCGACTTCAACGCTCGCTTCCTGGTCGACCGACAGCAACCGTTTGAGCGTGGAAAAAAATCTGCTCAACCTGAAAAATCCCGATAAAAACCGGCAGCTGGACAAGATTATCGGCTCGTCCATCGCCAATCTGAAATGGAACGACGAGCTGGATAAAATTTACTATCAATTCCGGAATTCCATCGACATTTTCGATCTGACCAGCGAAGCCAACCAAACGATCATTAAAGAAAATAATATCCTGGATTACGAAGTTAAAAATAAAAATTTATACTACGTGGTGCAAAACGGGCTTAACGCCAAGCTTAAATTTTATTCGCTTAACGATAAAAAAATAACCAAGGAAATCGATTTGCCCGCTTCCGACGGCTACCAGCTGATCAATCCCGGCGCCAAATTGCTCAATCTCTATGATAAAAAATACGAAACTCTTTATTTGATCGACCCCGCGGCCGCCAATCCGCTCTTGGAAACGATCGATTCGGTAAAAAAAACCGAATGGGTCAGCGACAAAGAACTGGTCTGGGCCAATGATTACGAGATCTGGGTGCTTGATCTTGAAAAAAACGAAAATAAATTGATTACCCGCTGGTCGCAGCCGATCAAAAGCATCATCAAAACGAAAGCGGCCAATTATATCCTCTACGCGACGGAAAAAAATATCAATGTCATCACCTGGACGACGAATGATGAGATCCAGGTGACGGAACTGGCCAGTTTCGATTCGATTACCTCGCCGGTGTTTGATGACGCTGAAAAAAATCTTTATTTCACTGCCAAGTCGGGCGGCGACGAAGGGTTATACCGCTTGAATATCCAATGA
- the murA gene encoding UDP-N-acetylglucosamine 1-carboxyvinyltransferase — translation MSKFIINGPAKLSGEIEVKGAKNAALKIIPASILSLEKITITNLPEIEDVKQSLALLEDLGAKIDYPVKGTVIIDSASIKKTELNPAIANKFRASIMFVAPLLARFGEVKFPHPGGCVIGAGERPIDVFLDGFSSLGAEVIIKDNYYHIKAKGGLKGGEFFFYKLIAVTATESMIMAATLAKGKTILKNCAMEPEIKALADYLNSCGAKISNAGTPTITIEGVEKISAGNFAVMPDRLEAGSFAIMAAATRSEILIKKCVPEHLRVLLEIFKHRLGIPFEEGEDWIKIKPAKKINSFGIKTHEYPGFPTDLQQPYAVLMTQAEGSALIHETIFDRRLLYADLLSQMGADIIMCDPHRMVVNGPTKLYGRQLTSSDLRAGIALVIAALVAEGRTEIDNIYQIERGYENIAERLTALGASIRKCG, via the coding sequence ATGTCCAAATTCATCATCAATGGTCCGGCAAAATTATCGGGCGAAATCGAAGTTAAAGGCGCGAAAAACGCGGCCTTAAAGATCATTCCCGCCTCGATCTTGTCATTGGAAAAAATCACTATCACCAATCTGCCGGAGATCGAAGATGTCAAACAATCGCTGGCCTTACTGGAAGATTTGGGCGCCAAGATTGACTATCCGGTAAAAGGCACGGTGATAATTGATTCTGCCAGCATCAAAAAAACAGAATTGAATCCGGCCATCGCCAATAAATTCCGCGCTTCAATAATGTTCGTCGCGCCGCTCTTGGCGCGTTTCGGCGAAGTTAAATTTCCCCATCCGGGCGGCTGCGTCATTGGCGCCGGAGAGCGGCCGATCGATGTTTTTTTGGACGGCTTTTCTTCCCTGGGAGCGGAAGTTATTATTAAAGATAACTATTATCACATAAAAGCCAAGGGCGGACTTAAGGGCGGCGAATTCTTCTTTTATAAATTGATCGCGGTCACTGCCACCGAATCGATGATTATGGCCGCAACCTTGGCCAAAGGCAAAACAATTCTTAAAAATTGCGCCATGGAGCCGGAGATCAAAGCTCTGGCTGATTATCTTAATTCTTGCGGCGCGAAAATTTCCAACGCCGGCACTCCGACCATAACCATTGAAGGAGTTGAAAAAATTTCCGCCGGTAATTTTGCGGTTATGCCGGATCGCCTTGAAGCCGGTTCTTTCGCGATCATGGCCGCGGCTACCCGTTCAGAAATATTGATCAAGAAATGCGTCCCCGAACACCTTCGGGTCCTGTTGGAAATTTTTAAACATCGCTTAGGAATTCCTTTTGAAGAAGGCGAGGATTGGATCAAAATAAAACCGGCTAAAAAAATAAATTCTTTCGGCATCAAGACCCATGAATACCCGGGATTTCCGACTGATCTGCAGCAGCCTTATGCCGTCTTAATGACTCAGGCGGAAGGCTCGGCTTTGATCCATGAAACTATTTTTGACCGCCGGCTGTTGTATGCCGATCTGCTCTCGCAAATGGGCGCCGATATCATTATGTGCGATCCGCACCGCATGGTCGTTAACGGCCCGACCAAGCTTTATGGCCGCCAGCTTACCAGCTCGGATCTCCGCGCCGGCATCGCTTTGGTGATCGCCGCGCTAGTGGCGGAGGGGCGCACCGAAATCGACAATATCTATCAAATCGAACGCGGTTATGAAAATATCGCCGAGCGGCTCACCGCCCTTGGCGCCTCCATAAGGAAATGCGGCTAA